From Methanophagales archaeon, a single genomic window includes:
- a CDS encoding serine--tRNA ligase produces the protein MSDSDIQFQLKAVLKCSSSLNNITLSELSDFMRESAEPLLKRGAPPGCGAEIEEWSVSGEELKLDLSSDRFVRAHDALTRLKKEFGRFLAKYRIGIRGIEIESYKITMGWEESIKLKRLPFVSELKHNDGRLTLYLDVDYAALEKRIPDRLLRLLDEKKTIASWKGKSEHWELLFESKKKSFRFDKDPTEEMVKRGWIRHAAGRGQWIYGPQITRIFRAFERVLIEKVLKPLGYEEMVFPKLVPWEVWKRSGHAKGIYPEAYYVCAPKTRDPEYWEEVMDYYKVTNEVPLEMIKDRIEPIGGLCYAQCPPFWIFLMGKTLPDSILPIKVFDRSGTSHRYESGGLHGIERLDEFHRVEIVWIGTKEQVIEHANELRERYRRIFAEILDIEWREAWVTPWFMAQEGMAGLAELKEVGTVDFEAILPYSGKWLEFQNVSVNGDKYPKGFSVKLQSGKELWSGCSGVGLERWTAVLLAQKGLEPEQWTEEFRRITGKLPEVFRFL, from the coding sequence ATGAGTGATAGCGATATCCAGTTTCAATTGAAGGCGGTACTTAAATGCAGTAGCAGTCTGAATAATATAACGCTATCAGAGCTGAGCGATTTTATGCGTGAGTCCGCAGAACCTTTACTGAAACGTGGTGCGCCACCGGGATGTGGTGCAGAGATAGAGGAATGGAGCGTTTCGGGAGAGGAGTTAAAGCTGGATTTGAGCTCTGATAGATTTGTAAGGGCTCATGATGCTCTTACCAGATTGAAGAAGGAGTTCGGTAGATTCCTCGCTAAATACAGGATCGGGATAAGGGGCATAGAGATAGAGAGCTATAAGATAACTATGGGTTGGGAAGAGAGCATCAAATTGAAGCGATTACCTTTTGTGAGTGAGTTAAAGCATAATGACGGGCGTTTAACACTGTATCTCGATGTGGACTATGCAGCACTGGAGAAACGGATTCCTGATAGGTTATTAAGGCTACTGGATGAGAAAAAGACAATAGCGAGCTGGAAAGGCAAGAGTGAGCACTGGGAATTACTATTTGAGAGCAAGAAGAAGTCATTCCGGTTTGATAAAGACCCTACAGAGGAGATGGTGAAGCGAGGCTGGATAAGACATGCCGCAGGACGCGGTCAGTGGATTTACGGACCACAGATAACGAGAATTTTCAGAGCGTTCGAGCGCGTACTGATAGAAAAGGTATTGAAGCCTTTGGGTTATGAGGAGATGGTATTTCCGAAGCTGGTGCCATGGGAGGTCTGGAAGAGATCAGGGCATGCAAAGGGTATTTATCCTGAGGCTTATTACGTATGCGCACCGAAGACACGGGACCCTGAGTACTGGGAGGAGGTGATGGATTATTACAAAGTAACAAATGAAGTGCCTCTGGAGATGATAAAGGACCGAATAGAGCCCATAGGGGGGCTGTGTTATGCGCAATGCCCACCATTCTGGATATTTCTCATGGGTAAGACATTGCCAGATTCAATTCTGCCAATAAAGGTATTTGATAGGTCTGGTACTTCGCACAGATATGAAAGTGGTGGGCTTCATGGTATAGAACGGCTGGATGAGTTCCACAGGGTGGAGATTGTATGGATAGGGACAAAAGAGCAGGTGATAGAGCATGCTAACGAGCTACGTGAGCGTTATCGCCGTATATTCGCAGAGATACTGGATATAGAATGGCGGGAAGCGTGGGTGACACCCTGGTTCATGGCACAGGAGGGTATGGCGGGTCTGGCGGAGTTGAAGGAGGTGGGTACGGTAGATTTTGAGGCTATTCTGCCATACAGTGGCAAATGGCTGGAATTCCAGAATGTGAGTGTGAACGGTGACAAATATCCAAAAGGTTTCAGTGTGAAGCTGCAGAGTGGAAAAGAGTTGTGGTCGGGCTGTTCAGGTGTGGGTCTGGAACGATGGACTGCAGTTCTGCTTGCGCAGAAAGGCTTAGAACCTGAGCAATGGACGGAGGAGTTTAGACGAATAACGGGCAAGTTGCCCGAAGTGTTCAGGTTCCTGTGA
- a CDS encoding DUF134 domain-containing protein, whose protein sequence is MRRARRRRCIGFQPNFLYFEPRDRAYTCGEEVLKLEELESIRLKDFLQLDQASAAAQMGISQPTFHRIITEAHRKIARALVEGKAIRIEGGHYVMVERTRWQGYKNGPMSVVDRR, encoded by the coding sequence ATGCGAAGAGCAAGAAGGCGGAGATGTATTGGCTTCCAGCCGAATTTTCTATACTTTGAACCCCGCGACCGGGCATATACGTGTGGAGAAGAGGTATTGAAGCTGGAGGAGCTGGAAAGTATAAGATTGAAGGACTTTTTACAACTCGACCAGGCGAGTGCGGCAGCGCAGATGGGCATTTCTCAACCCACTTTCCATCGTATCATAACGGAAGCGCATCGTAAGATAGCACGCGCACTCGTTGAGGGTAAGGCTATAAGGATAGAGGGTGGGCATTACGTGATGGTGGAGAGGACTCGCTGGCAGGGTTATAAAAATGGTCCCATGAGTGTTGTTGATAGGAGGTAA